A genome region from Corallococcus soli includes the following:
- a CDS encoding TlyA family RNA methyltransferase, whose amino-acid sequence MKLKKERLDVLVVERGLAESRTKAQALILAGQVVVGDQRVDKPGAQVLVESDLRLKGEVLPYVSRGGLKLKGAMDRFGLDVTGRVGADIGASTGGFTDCLLQHGAVRVHAIDVGYGQLHEKLRKDPRVRSRERVNARYLTEEDLPEKVGVVVIDVSFISLTQVLPSVLTYLSPGGLLVALVKPQFEVGPDRVGKGGVVRDPLARQDAIDTVTAFVRAQGLTVRGLIDSPVPGPAGNVEALLVADRP is encoded by the coding sequence GTGAAGTTGAAGAAGGAGCGGCTGGACGTACTGGTGGTGGAGCGGGGCCTGGCGGAGTCGCGCACCAAGGCCCAGGCGCTCATCCTCGCGGGCCAGGTGGTGGTGGGGGACCAGCGCGTGGACAAGCCCGGCGCGCAGGTGCTGGTGGAGTCCGACCTGCGCCTCAAGGGGGAGGTGCTGCCGTACGTGTCGCGCGGCGGCCTCAAGCTCAAGGGGGCCATGGACCGCTTCGGCCTGGACGTGACGGGCCGCGTGGGCGCGGACATCGGCGCCAGCACGGGGGGCTTCACCGACTGCCTGCTCCAGCACGGCGCGGTGCGGGTGCACGCCATCGACGTGGGCTACGGGCAGCTCCACGAGAAGCTGCGCAAGGACCCGCGCGTGCGCTCGCGTGAGCGGGTGAATGCGCGCTACCTCACGGAGGAGGACCTGCCGGAGAAGGTGGGCGTGGTCGTCATCGACGTGAGCTTCATCTCGCTCACCCAGGTGCTGCCGTCGGTGCTGACATACCTGTCGCCCGGAGGGCTGCTGGTGGCGCTGGTGAAGCCCCAGTTCGAGGTGGGCCCGGACCGGGTGGGCAAGGGCGGCGTGGTGAGGGACCCCCTCGCCCGGCAGGACGCCATCGACACCGTGACGGCGTTCGTGCGCGCGCAGGGCCTCACCGTGCGCGGGCTGATAGACTCGCCCGTGCCCGGGCCGGCGGGCAACGTGGAAGCGCTCCTCGTCGCCGACCGGCCCTGA
- a CDS encoding FHA domain-containing protein yields MVIAGPSEGEEFPLADTEYTVGRASDNPICLQDTSVSRKHITLRKESAGWFVSDMKSGNGTLVNGEPVTDETLLANGDVITMGDSEVRYEDTANSTAKVQAPSSPRPRPAGSGSRSSASVPVRPSPRGEGRARPQTSRASAAAELTPEVQRKRMRMKLGAAGVVVVLLAGLGIARARMKAQEEVQIRIEQEQIEYRAQLGGLFQEAKNLVREGQWQQAKVKLQELQERAPEYPGVADYLSAAEKEIPNQGHLAAAQAAITKGELATAQAALAKVSNDTQLYEQVKTVRRALADAADARTKEANTKMATRQLEDVQKAKAITDDVLATFPEHRDGKLINEEAQRIIADLTRPGPVKVVVAPKPWEPAVDRFRDGDISGAVAILNTCMGKTPQCKQIMGQMTEFGNLYKKLEDLDAKGLTRLLALDKDITDGRGSKMARNAGTRAATTFYKSAAAAKASAQYTRAMEFARRALQADPNHAGAANIVSDLRGKAKDLYMQAYSIKDSSPDEALPQFKDVVSMTPPDDELHGKARGWVEKLSR; encoded by the coding sequence GTGGTCATCGCCGGTCCCAGCGAGGGCGAGGAGTTCCCGCTCGCCGACACCGAGTACACGGTGGGCCGCGCGTCCGACAACCCCATCTGCCTCCAGGACACGTCCGTCTCGCGCAAGCACATCACGCTGCGCAAGGAGTCCGCGGGCTGGTTCGTCAGCGACATGAAGTCGGGCAACGGCACGCTCGTCAACGGCGAGCCCGTCACCGACGAGACGCTGCTGGCCAACGGCGACGTCATCACGATGGGCGACTCGGAGGTGCGCTACGAGGACACGGCCAACAGCACCGCCAAGGTGCAGGCCCCGTCGAGCCCCCGTCCCCGTCCGGCGGGCTCCGGGAGCCGCTCCTCCGCGTCGGTCCCCGTGCGTCCCAGCCCCCGGGGTGAGGGCCGGGCGCGCCCGCAGACGTCGCGGGCCTCCGCCGCCGCGGAGCTGACGCCGGAGGTGCAGCGCAAGCGGATGCGGATGAAGCTGGGCGCCGCGGGCGTGGTGGTGGTGCTCCTCGCCGGCCTGGGCATCGCTCGGGCGCGCATGAAGGCGCAGGAGGAGGTGCAGATCCGCATCGAGCAGGAGCAGATCGAGTACCGCGCGCAGCTGGGGGGCCTCTTCCAGGAGGCCAAGAACCTGGTGCGTGAAGGCCAGTGGCAGCAGGCCAAGGTGAAGCTGCAGGAGCTCCAGGAGCGGGCGCCCGAGTACCCCGGCGTGGCCGACTACCTGAGCGCCGCGGAGAAGGAGATCCCCAACCAGGGGCACCTGGCCGCGGCGCAGGCGGCCATCACCAAGGGGGAGCTCGCCACGGCGCAGGCGGCGCTCGCCAAGGTGAGCAACGACACGCAGCTCTACGAGCAGGTGAAGACGGTGCGCCGGGCGCTCGCCGACGCGGCGGACGCGCGCACGAAGGAGGCCAACACGAAGATGGCCACCCGCCAGCTCGAGGACGTGCAGAAGGCCAAGGCCATCACGGACGACGTGCTCGCGACCTTCCCGGAGCACCGCGACGGCAAGCTCATCAACGAGGAGGCCCAGCGCATCATCGCGGACCTGACCCGTCCGGGGCCCGTCAAGGTGGTCGTGGCGCCCAAGCCGTGGGAGCCCGCGGTGGACCGCTTCCGCGACGGTGACATCTCCGGCGCGGTGGCCATCCTCAACACCTGCATGGGCAAGACGCCCCAGTGCAAGCAGATCATGGGGCAGATGACGGAGTTCGGGAACCTCTACAAGAAGCTGGAGGACCTGGACGCCAAGGGCCTGACGCGACTGCTGGCGCTCGACAAGGACATCACCGACGGCCGGGGCAGCAAGATGGCGCGCAACGCGGGCACCCGCGCGGCGACGACCTTCTACAAGAGCGCCGCCGCCGCGAAGGCCTCCGCGCAGTACACGCGCGCGATGGAGTTCGCCCGCCGCGCGCTCCAGGCGGACCCCAACCACGCGGGCGCCGCCAACATCGTCAGCGACCTGCGGGGCAAGGCGAAGGACCTGTACATGCAGGCCTACTCCATCAAGGACTCCAGCCCGGATGAAGCGCTGCCCCAGTTCAAGGACGTCGTCTCCATGACGCCGCCCGACGACGAGCTGCACGGCAAGGCCCGGGGCTGGGTGGAGAAGCTGTCGCGATGA
- a CDS encoding 1-deoxy-D-xylulose-5-phosphate synthase, with protein sequence MADVLSGVSSPAEVRALPEDALPGLCEALREAIITLCGRVGGHLGASLGAVELVVALHRVFHTPQDALLFDVGHQAYAHKLLTGRRDRIHTLRQAGGIAPFLDPRESPHDALAAGHACTAISAALGVLAGRRQLGHRGHVVAVVGDGALTGGLSFEGLNNAGGSHLPLVVVVNDNQMSISANVGAIPALLRTRNARAFFESLGFTYLGPVDGHDLDALTHALREAKASGRPVVVHALTKKGRGFPPAEADEQTRGHAMGPYEWRAGKLVRSRGGLPTFSEAFATVLGEALEKDPRVVAVTPAMLEGSALTGLKARFPDRVHDVGIAEQHAVTFCAGLAAAGARPVCVVYSTFLQRAYDQVVHDVCLPGLPVVFAVDRAGLVGADGATHQGAYDVSFLRPLPGLTQWAPVVGEDLAPMLTTALQASGPSVLRFPRGTLPAVPPELLVGDAPVSGARWLKRAQAPRLTLVTLGPLGLAALEAVRDEPDWSVLDARRAWPLDEAALLEAAACGQVVVAEEGTTRGGLGSAVLELYAAVGVHPRVKLLGMPDVFLPHGDARVQRAELGLDAVGLRRAGRGLLGEGAP encoded by the coding sequence ATGGCGGACGTGCTGTCCGGCGTGTCCTCTCCCGCGGAGGTGCGCGCGCTCCCCGAGGATGCGCTGCCCGGCCTGTGCGAGGCGCTGCGCGAGGCCATCATCACGCTGTGCGGCCGCGTGGGTGGACACCTGGGCGCGTCGCTGGGCGCGGTGGAGCTGGTGGTGGCCCTGCACCGCGTCTTCCACACGCCGCAGGACGCGCTCCTCTTCGACGTGGGGCACCAGGCGTACGCGCACAAGCTGCTCACCGGCCGGCGCGACCGCATCCACACGCTGCGGCAGGCGGGCGGCATCGCGCCGTTCCTGGATCCGCGCGAGAGCCCCCACGACGCCCTGGCGGCGGGCCATGCGTGCACGGCCATCTCCGCGGCGCTGGGCGTGCTCGCGGGCCGGCGGCAGCTGGGCCACCGGGGCCACGTCGTGGCGGTGGTGGGGGACGGGGCGCTCACGGGCGGCCTGAGCTTCGAGGGCCTCAACAACGCCGGGGGCAGCCACCTGCCGCTGGTGGTGGTGGTCAACGACAACCAGATGTCCATCAGCGCGAACGTGGGCGCCATCCCCGCGCTGCTGCGCACGCGCAACGCCCGCGCCTTCTTCGAATCGCTGGGCTTCACCTACCTGGGCCCGGTGGACGGGCACGACCTGGACGCGCTCACGCACGCGCTGCGCGAGGCGAAGGCCTCCGGGCGTCCGGTGGTGGTGCACGCGCTGACGAAGAAGGGGCGCGGCTTCCCCCCTGCGGAGGCCGACGAGCAGACGCGCGGCCACGCGATGGGGCCGTACGAATGGCGCGCCGGCAAGCTCGTGCGCTCGCGCGGCGGACTGCCCACCTTCAGCGAGGCGTTCGCGACGGTGCTGGGCGAGGCCCTGGAGAAGGATCCGCGCGTGGTGGCCGTCACGCCCGCGATGCTGGAGGGCTCCGCGCTCACCGGCCTGAAGGCGCGCTTCCCGGACCGCGTGCACGACGTGGGCATCGCGGAGCAGCACGCCGTCACCTTCTGCGCCGGGCTGGCGGCGGCGGGGGCCCGGCCGGTGTGCGTCGTCTACTCCACCTTCCTCCAGCGTGCGTATGATCAGGTGGTCCACGACGTGTGCCTGCCGGGGCTGCCCGTCGTCTTCGCGGTGGACCGCGCGGGGCTCGTGGGCGCGGACGGCGCCACGCACCAGGGCGCCTACGACGTGTCCTTCCTGCGGCCCCTGCCGGGCCTGACGCAGTGGGCGCCGGTGGTGGGGGAGGACCTGGCGCCCATGCTCACCACCGCGCTCCAGGCGTCCGGGCCGTCCGTGCTGCGCTTCCCGCGCGGCACGCTGCCGGCGGTGCCCCCGGAGCTGCTCGTGGGGGACGCACCCGTGTCGGGAGCCCGCTGGCTGAAGCGCGCGCAGGCGCCCCGGCTGACGCTGGTGACGCTGGGCCCGCTGGGGCTCGCGGCGCTGGAGGCCGTGCGGGACGAACCGGACTGGAGCGTGCTGGACGCGCGCCGGGCCTGGCCGCTGGACGAAGCGGCGCTGCTGGAGGCCGCGGCGTGCGGGCAGGTGGTGGTGGCCGAGGAGGGCACCACCCGTGGCGGACTGGGCAGCGCGGTGCTGGAGCTGTACGCGGCCGTCGGCGTGCACCCCCGGGTGAAGCTGCTGGGCATGCCGGACGTGTTCCTGCCGCACGGGGACGCGCGGGTGCAGCGCGCGGAGCTGGGGCTGGACGCGGTGGGCCTGCGGCGCGCGGGCCGGGGGCTGCTGGGAGAGGGGGCCCCGTGA
- the xseB gene encoding exodeoxyribonuclease VII small subunit: protein MAVAKSEKNPKVEAAPEQYGDVVSRLEQTVARLESGELSLEDSLKAFEEGIRLVRRGEKLLTEAEQRIEQLLVDEDGQEVVAPLAVASRPAPQAAPRASGAARPPPEDDVPF from the coding sequence ATGGCCGTGGCGAAGTCGGAAAAGAACCCGAAGGTGGAGGCCGCCCCCGAGCAGTACGGGGACGTGGTGTCGCGTCTGGAGCAGACGGTGGCGCGGCTGGAGAGCGGCGAGCTGTCGCTGGAGGACTCGCTCAAGGCGTTCGAGGAGGGCATCCGCCTCGTCCGCCGGGGCGAGAAGCTTCTCACGGAGGCCGAACAGCGCATCGAACAGTTGCTCGTCGACGAGGACGGCCAGGAGGTCGTCGCGCCGTTGGCGGTCGCGTCGCGCCCCGCTCCCCAGGCTGCTCCCCGGGCGAGCGGCGCGGCCCGCCCGCCACCGGAGGACGACGTGCCGTTCTAG
- a CDS encoding polyprenyl synthetase family protein gives MAAFELEPFMRSHQSRVEELLRERADRLVPAGTPPRLAEAMRYSLLAGGKRLRPVLCIAFADAVAKASSLNPVAVDAACAVEYVHTYSLVHDDLPCLDNDDLRRGKPTNHKVFGEPLALLAGDGLLTEAFTVLATGPEPVRGLLCAELARAAGAAGMVGGQVLDIAKDREATLAYLLRLHRMKTGALIRAACRLGVLAGGGDAAALASAETYGDAVGLAFQIADDVLDVTSSAEQLGKPAGADAEAGRFTFPAVLGLEESRRMARELVSKAQEAVRPLEGNDGPLAALARYSVERTS, from the coding sequence ATGGCCGCCTTCGAACTGGAACCCTTCATGCGCTCGCACCAGTCGCGGGTGGAGGAACTGCTGCGCGAGCGCGCCGACCGGCTGGTCCCCGCCGGCACGCCGCCCCGGCTGGCGGAGGCCATGCGCTACTCGCTGCTCGCGGGCGGCAAGCGGCTGCGCCCCGTGCTGTGCATCGCGTTCGCGGACGCGGTGGCGAAGGCCAGCTCCCTGAACCCGGTGGCCGTGGATGCCGCGTGCGCGGTGGAGTACGTGCACACGTATTCGTTGGTGCACGACGACCTGCCCTGCCTGGACAACGACGACCTGCGCCGGGGCAAGCCGACGAACCACAAGGTCTTCGGCGAGCCGCTGGCGCTGCTGGCCGGGGACGGACTGCTCACGGAGGCCTTCACGGTGCTGGCCACCGGGCCGGAGCCGGTGCGCGGCCTGCTGTGCGCGGAGCTGGCGCGCGCGGCGGGCGCGGCGGGCATGGTGGGCGGCCAGGTGCTGGACATCGCGAAGGACCGCGAGGCGACGCTCGCGTACCTGCTGCGGCTGCACCGGATGAAGACGGGCGCGCTCATCCGCGCGGCGTGCCGCCTGGGCGTGCTGGCCGGTGGGGGCGACGCGGCGGCGCTCGCGAGCGCGGAGACCTACGGGGACGCGGTGGGGCTGGCGTTCCAGATCGCCGACGACGTGCTGGACGTGACGTCGAGCGCGGAGCAGTTGGGCAAGCCCGCGGGCGCGGACGCGGAGGCCGGGCGCTTCACCTTCCCGGCGGTGCTGGGGCTGGAGGAGTCGCGGCGCATGGCCCGGGAGCTGGTGTCGAAGGCGCAGGAGGCCGTGCGTCCGCTGGAGGGCAATGACGGTCCGCTGGCCGCCCTGGCGCGCTACTCGGTGGAGCGGACGTCCTGA
- the xseA gene encoding exodeoxyribonuclease VII large subunit has product MKKRKGAEPPPPEDPGQGDLFGTSLLPPLRPSTTVAKLAAEKPSAALPPKAEPAAPPPAPIPVPRPERTVLTVGELTRQIKQTVESRFPRVLVRGEVSSFRGANARGHWYFTLKDADASIDAKVWASMASRIRFALRDGMEVLAEGSVDLYEPQGRYSLIVSRLEPVGEGAMALAFEQLKQRLAAEGLIGDRRVRPPRAVPFLPRRIGVVTSRTGAALQDFLRVLHSRNPRLGVLLADARVQGEGAAEDVARAIERLGRTDVDVIVVTRGGGSVEDLWTFNEERVARAIHASPVPVVSAIGHEIDFTIADFVADLRSPTPSAAAERLSPVLADLELTLATQSGRLRRAFERRVLELRERQGQLAARLTDPRRAVNQQRLHLSEQVEAMMRVLRPQAREHRERLRALQERLQRARPQTRLGEQRAHLLKLAMRLSEAARAGVSRRRGGLADARLGLERATPTARVAEERARVARARSRLLELQRGALSSAQTHFGRLGGQLDALSPLKVMSRGYAVTFRQRDGVVVRSMGDVVVGDVLGIKLAAHGAQTLGGCEEIEATVTGLKGPVDC; this is encoded by the coding sequence ATGAAGAAGCGCAAGGGCGCGGAGCCGCCGCCCCCCGAGGATCCGGGGCAGGGCGATCTCTTCGGCACGTCGCTCCTGCCGCCCCTGCGTCCTTCCACCACGGTGGCGAAGCTCGCGGCGGAGAAGCCCTCCGCCGCGCTCCCGCCGAAGGCCGAACCCGCCGCGCCGCCCCCGGCCCCCATCCCGGTGCCGCGCCCGGAGCGCACCGTGCTGACGGTGGGGGAGCTGACCCGCCAGATAAAGCAGACGGTGGAGTCGCGCTTCCCGCGCGTCCTGGTGCGCGGCGAGGTGTCCAGCTTCCGGGGCGCCAACGCGCGCGGCCACTGGTACTTCACGCTCAAGGACGCGGACGCGTCCATCGACGCCAAGGTGTGGGCCTCGATGGCGTCGCGGATCCGCTTCGCGCTGCGCGACGGCATGGAGGTCCTGGCCGAGGGCAGCGTGGACCTGTACGAGCCGCAGGGGCGCTACAGCCTCATCGTCAGCCGGCTGGAGCCGGTGGGCGAGGGCGCGATGGCGCTCGCGTTCGAGCAGCTCAAGCAGCGGCTGGCGGCCGAGGGCCTCATCGGCGACCGGCGCGTGCGGCCACCCCGGGCCGTGCCCTTCCTGCCCCGGCGGATCGGCGTCGTCACCAGCCGCACCGGCGCGGCGCTCCAGGACTTCCTGCGCGTGCTGCACTCGCGCAACCCCCGGCTGGGCGTGCTGCTGGCGGACGCGCGCGTGCAGGGCGAGGGCGCCGCGGAGGACGTGGCGCGGGCCATTGAGCGGCTGGGCCGCACCGACGTGGACGTCATCGTCGTGACGCGCGGCGGAGGGTCCGTGGAGGACCTCTGGACCTTCAACGAAGAGCGGGTGGCGCGCGCCATCCACGCCTCGCCGGTGCCGGTGGTGTCCGCCATCGGGCACGAAATCGACTTCACCATCGCGGACTTCGTCGCGGACCTGCGCTCGCCCACGCCCAGCGCGGCGGCGGAGCGGCTGTCGCCGGTGCTGGCGGACCTGGAGCTGACGCTGGCCACGCAGTCCGGGCGGCTGCGCCGGGCGTTCGAGCGCCGCGTGCTGGAGCTGCGCGAGCGCCAGGGCCAGCTCGCCGCGCGGCTCACGGATCCACGCCGCGCGGTCAACCAGCAGCGCCTGCACCTGTCCGAACAGGTGGAGGCGATGATGCGCGTGCTGCGTCCCCAGGCGCGCGAACACCGCGAGCGGCTGCGCGCCCTGCAGGAACGGCTGCAGCGGGCGCGGCCCCAGACGCGGCTGGGGGAGCAGCGGGCGCACCTGCTCAAGCTCGCCATGCGCCTGTCGGAAGCGGCGCGCGCGGGGGTGTCCCGCCGGCGGGGCGGGCTCGCGGATGCACGGCTGGGCCTGGAGCGCGCCACGCCCACGGCGCGGGTGGCGGAGGAGCGGGCGCGGGTGGCCCGGGCGCGCTCGCGGCTGCTCGAGCTCCAGCGCGGGGCGCTGTCCTCCGCCCAGACGCATTTCGGACGCCTGGGCGGGCAGTTGGACGCCCTGAGTCCGCTGAAGGTCATGTCGCGCGGCTACGCGGTGACGTTCCGGCAGCGGGACGGCGTCGTGGTGCGTTCCATGGGGGACGTGGTGGTGGGGGACGTGCTGGGCATCAAGCTGGCCGCCCATGGCGCCCAGACGCTGGGTGGGTGTGAAGAAATCGAAGCCACCGTCACCGGCCTGAAAGGGCCGGTGGACTGCTAG
- a CDS encoding ATP-binding protein: MLSEQRGRVLVLAAKAAGDALVERLTASGYQCGTTERESGLAEMVDQLQPEVVLLSVTAKRAAELLETVRKVDRLNRLPVLVDQGRARSAEAFKRLAVDDFVRGADELVPRLESALRAWRLKEREERIRLRMGMLLEITQAATSSLELEEILRIAVDKVGQVTGTDRCSVVLVEGSHARTATVVATQEDPSLVQLDIEVARYPELRRALETRQPVLIEEAQRDPLMAEVRTSLLPQGVKSILVQPLICQDDLLGALFLRVSRGDASIGRDEQEFAQAVAGVLANSIRNARLHTAVKKKREDLELAYVERYRELNDANRRLKELNRLKDEIIAVCSHDLRAPLQVLLGHGRLLLEGPLETQQKQSAEAMIRQGRKILTLVESLLEKGKGEAARLSIEPRVLDVAQLCRDAAGELEILAAEKAVALRSECPDSLMLIGDEVKLHEVLQNLISNAIQHASDTRGEVVVRTQRLSRPDGDAVRVMVSDNGVGIPPDELHLVFDRYRHGPKGTGLGLAICKEFVELHGGEIWAESPSDGGCTFVFTLPLAQEAARNPRPQPAPGSAPEQPRVLVVEDEPEIAAVLSEVLRSKYRVEVARDGAEGLAKARASRPDLVVMDVFLPKLDGLDAAMALKSSSDTAHIPVILLSAHQGVADKVRALNLGAVDYMAKPFNAVELLNRTERALKLRQGEKDQQDKATPLQKRTGSDPATGLHDRRGLLLRLEQEVARSRRYHRALTLAVLRPDRTLEALPSNMADVMRKRVRHPDAIAHLGQGVFAVVLPECNADAARTVINRLMPDVEKVTSIEYRAALADVSQDSDPVEKLLEKLGAPPPEAL; this comes from the coding sequence ATGTTGTCGGAGCAGCGGGGACGGGTGCTGGTGCTGGCGGCGAAGGCCGCGGGCGACGCGCTGGTGGAGCGGCTGACGGCGAGCGGCTACCAGTGCGGCACCACGGAGCGGGAGAGCGGGCTGGCGGAGATGGTGGATCAGCTCCAGCCGGAGGTGGTGCTGCTGTCGGTGACGGCCAAGCGGGCGGCCGAGCTGCTGGAGACGGTGCGCAAGGTCGACCGGCTGAACCGGCTGCCGGTGCTGGTGGATCAGGGCCGGGCGCGCTCCGCGGAGGCCTTCAAGCGGCTGGCGGTGGACGACTTCGTGCGCGGCGCGGATGAGCTGGTGCCCCGGCTGGAGTCCGCCCTGCGCGCCTGGAGGCTGAAGGAGCGCGAGGAGCGCATCCGCCTGCGCATGGGGATGCTGCTGGAGATCACCCAGGCGGCGACCAGCTCGCTGGAGCTGGAGGAGATCCTCCGCATCGCGGTGGACAAGGTGGGCCAGGTCACCGGCACGGACCGCTGTTCGGTGGTGCTGGTGGAGGGCAGCCACGCGCGCACGGCCACGGTCGTCGCGACGCAGGAGGACCCGAGCCTCGTCCAGTTGGACATCGAGGTGGCGCGCTACCCGGAGCTGCGCCGCGCGCTGGAGACGCGCCAGCCGGTGTTGATTGAGGAGGCGCAGCGCGATCCGCTCATGGCGGAGGTGCGCACGTCGCTCCTGCCGCAGGGCGTGAAGTCCATCCTGGTGCAGCCGCTCATCTGTCAGGACGACCTGCTGGGCGCGCTGTTCCTGCGCGTGTCGCGCGGGGATGCGTCCATTGGCCGCGACGAGCAGGAGTTCGCGCAGGCGGTGGCGGGCGTGCTCGCCAACTCCATCCGCAACGCGCGCCTGCACACGGCGGTGAAGAAGAAGCGCGAGGACCTGGAGCTGGCGTACGTGGAGCGCTACCGCGAGCTCAACGACGCGAACCGCCGCCTGAAGGAACTGAACCGCCTCAAGGATGAGATCATCGCGGTGTGCAGCCACGACCTGCGCGCCCCCCTCCAGGTGCTGCTGGGCCACGGCCGGCTGCTATTGGAAGGCCCGCTGGAGACGCAGCAGAAGCAGTCCGCGGAGGCGATGATCCGCCAGGGCCGGAAGATCCTCACCCTGGTCGAGTCCCTGCTGGAGAAGGGCAAGGGCGAGGCGGCGCGGTTGTCCATCGAACCGCGCGTCCTGGACGTGGCGCAGCTGTGCCGCGACGCGGCGGGGGAGCTGGAAATCCTCGCCGCGGAGAAGGCTGTGGCGCTGCGCTCCGAGTGCCCCGACAGTCTGATGCTGATTGGCGACGAGGTGAAGCTGCACGAGGTGCTGCAGAACCTCATCAGCAACGCCATCCAGCACGCCAGCGACACCCGGGGCGAGGTGGTGGTGCGCACGCAGCGGCTGTCGCGTCCGGACGGCGACGCGGTGCGGGTGATGGTGAGCGACAACGGGGTGGGCATCCCCCCGGACGAGCTGCACCTCGTGTTCGATCGCTACCGGCACGGGCCCAAGGGCACGGGGCTGGGGCTGGCCATCTGCAAGGAGTTCGTGGAGCTGCACGGCGGGGAGATCTGGGCGGAGAGCCCGTCCGACGGCGGCTGCACCTTCGTCTTCACGCTGCCGCTGGCGCAGGAGGCCGCGCGCAACCCCCGGCCGCAGCCCGCGCCCGGCTCCGCGCCCGAGCAGCCGCGCGTGCTGGTGGTGGAGGACGAGCCGGAGATCGCCGCGGTGCTGTCGGAGGTGCTGCGCTCGAAGTACCGCGTGGAGGTGGCGCGCGACGGCGCGGAGGGCCTGGCGAAGGCGCGCGCGTCCCGGCCGGACCTGGTGGTGATGGACGTCTTCCTGCCCAAGCTGGACGGGTTGGACGCGGCCATGGCGCTCAAGTCGTCCTCGGACACGGCGCACATCCCCGTCATCCTGCTGTCCGCCCACCAGGGCGTGGCCGACAAGGTCCGCGCGCTCAACCTGGGCGCGGTGGACTACATGGCCAAGCCCTTCAACGCGGTGGAGCTGCTCAACCGCACCGAGCGGGCCCTCAAGCTGCGCCAGGGTGAGAAGGATCAGCAGGACAAGGCGACCCCGCTCCAGAAGCGCACCGGCAGCGACCCGGCGACGGGGCTGCATGATCGGCGCGGGCTGTTGCTGCGGCTGGAGCAGGAGGTGGCCCGCAGCCGGCGCTACCACCGCGCGCTCACGCTGGCGGTGCTCCGGCCGGATCGCACGCTGGAAGCGCTGCCCTCCAACATGGCGGACGTGATGCGCAAGCGGGTGCGACACCCGGACGCCATCGCCCACCTGGGGCAGGGCGTCTTCGCGGTGGTGCTGCCCGAGTGCAACGCGGACGCCGCGCGCACGGTCATCAACCGGCTGATGCCGGACGTGGAGAAGGTGACCTCCATCGAGTACCGCGCCGCCCTGGCGGACGTGAGCCAGGACAGCGACCCGGTGGAGAAGCTGCTGGAGAAGCTGGGCGCACCGCCGCCCGAGGCCCTCTAG
- a CDS encoding response regulator — protein sequence MSKPKITIVDDDRDTRELLSEALGSEGFEVTSAANGLRLVASLELHRPHAILLDVNMSWINGFELCQAVKQNKQFRDIPIIFISGRGDPEDKRRGMEVGAADYFVKPLELDTLVQRIRELIPTDTVQEP from the coding sequence ATGTCGAAGCCGAAAATCACCATTGTCGATGACGACCGTGACACGCGCGAGCTGCTCTCCGAGGCCCTGGGCTCGGAAGGCTTCGAGGTGACTTCAGCGGCCAACGGCCTGCGGTTGGTCGCGTCGCTGGAGCTGCACCGGCCGCACGCCATCCTCCTGGACGTGAACATGTCCTGGATCAACGGCTTCGAGCTGTGTCAGGCCGTGAAGCAGAACAAGCAGTTCCGGGACATCCCCATCATCTTCATCAGCGGGCGGGGAGACCCGGAGGACAAGCGGCGGGGCATGGAGGTCGGCGCCGCTGACTACTTCGTGAAGCCGCTGGAACTGGACACGCTCGTCCAACGCATCCGCGAACTCATCCCCACCGACACGGTGCAGGAGCCCTGA